The Lachnospiraceae bacterium oral taxon 500 genome window below encodes:
- a CDS encoding glycosyl transferase family 2 — translation MKRAEQEILTDKVRVLFFKLFEAAQYQKAFVFLHKYSQTQPLPQDIIDFIMAAFVEPNLVEIKGNVAANGHLLERPVGAEGLNYYILPSEAGFNFILDLALRRLIEIKNEFTDEINAIVQSADKFSDYSVLLKGKENIINFFSLAQELKKINRNLYVVIGSEWEALLQMKKYSQEEVDNIRLFPDLFDFEKHFLNTEDYFPRNIIKYDDSPVNQLAEVRERIHAYRLAHKCGKRPLLSIGIPSAERGMFALSNILHTLKAPFDYEIEVVLSDNASTTLPEYYELIKTMPDSRLVYHRNDSNLGYHGNVKKLIELARAKYLLFNCDTDVLKLDRLDEILMIIRDAGQEYSQIKTDFENQWGGNYVESAYDTIKLFSFQSNYLFGNIFNIDLVKNGGFLNYLDEQAQNSEFILNYYHMAIDLFLEGFGRTYVIKDMVVDEYQGETPYLVGRKFIYAEQDEFEDFENFTQKYNSEYMTTGLSKRQRINGYKIGRNKVQNLHRAYTIAGRTAQHISCAKLLRDIFYNDERIEEFSIAYVKLYRKTLVMIALNTDCNYAETDLENTEIIQKIRQAMAYIEKENEQFYQMLEGLGGIDLKSLKESMREIYDHFERKVNLVLTERFA, via the coding sequence ATGAAGAGGGCAGAGCAGGAGATTCTGACAGACAAGGTGCGGGTGCTGTTTTTTAAATTGTTTGAAGCGGCGCAGTATCAGAAGGCGTTTGTTTTTTTGCATAAGTACAGTCAAACGCAGCCATTGCCGCAGGATATCATTGATTTTATTATGGCGGCGTTTGTCGAGCCGAACCTGGTGGAAATAAAAGGCAATGTCGCAGCCAATGGTCATTTGCTGGAACGTCCGGTTGGCGCCGAAGGATTAAACTATTATATTCTACCGTCGGAGGCCGGGTTTAATTTTATATTGGATTTGGCCCTCAGAAGACTGATTGAGATTAAAAATGAATTTACGGATGAAATAAATGCAATAGTTCAAAGTGCGGATAAGTTTTCGGATTATTCTGTGTTGCTTAAAGGAAAGGAAAATATTATCAATTTCTTTTCCTTAGCACAGGAATTGAAAAAAATCAATCGAAATTTGTATGTCGTAATAGGATCGGAATGGGAAGCACTTTTACAGATGAAAAAATACAGCCAAGAAGAAGTGGATAATATCAGGTTGTTCCCTGATCTTTTTGATTTTGAAAAGCACTTTCTTAATACGGAGGATTATTTTCCCAGAAATATTATCAAATATGACGACAGCCCGGTTAATCAACTGGCGGAAGTAAGGGAGCGGATTCATGCGTACCGGCTGGCTCACAAATGCGGGAAAAGGCCGTTGCTGTCGATTGGCATTCCGTCGGCGGAACGGGGAATGTTTGCTCTCAGTAATATTTTGCATACGTTGAAAGCACCGTTTGATTATGAAATCGAGGTGGTTTTATCGGATAATGCTTCGACGACCCTGCCGGAATACTATGAACTGATCAAAACTATGCCCGACAGCCGACTGGTTTATCACAGGAACGACAGTAATCTGGGCTATCACGGCAATGTAAAAAAGTTGATTGAATTGGCGCGAGCCAAGTATCTGCTGTTTAACTGTGATACCGATGTTTTAAAGTTGGATAGATTAGATGAGATCCTGATGATCATCAGAGATGCCGGTCAGGAATATTCGCAGATCAAAACGGATTTTGAGAATCAATGGGGCGGCAATTATGTGGAATCCGCTTATGATACGATCAAGCTGTTTTCGTTTCAGTCCAACTATTTGTTTGGTAACATTTTTAATATTGATTTGGTCAAAAACGGCGGTTTTCTTAACTATTTGGATGAGCAGGCACAAAACAGTGAATTTATCCTCAATTATTATCATATGGCGATTGATTTGTTTTTGGAAGGTTTTGGCCGCACTTATGTGATTAAGGATATGGTAGTTGATGAATACCAGGGTGAAACGCCGTACTTAGTCGGCCGGAAGTTTATCTATGCAGAGCAGGATGAATTTGAGGATTTTGAAAACTTTACACAGAAATATAATTCGGAATATATGACGACCGGACTGTCGAAAAGACAGCGGATCAATGGGTATAAAATTGGCCGAAATAAAGTTCAAAATCTTCACCGGGCTTATACCATTGCCGGCCGGACAGCTCAGCATATATCCTGTGCCAAACTGCTGAGGGATATTTTCTATAATGATGAACGCATAGAGGAATTTAGCATTGCTTATGTTAAACTTTATCGAAAAACTTTGGTGATGATTGCATTAAATACAGATTGCAATTATGCGGAAACAGATTTGGAAAATACAGAAATCATTCAAAAAATCAGGCAGGCAATGGCTTATATCGAAAAAGAAAACGAACAGTTTTATCAAATGCTGGAAGGACTGGGCGGCATCGATTTAAAATCACTGAAAGAAAGTATGCGGGAAATATATGATCATTTTGAGAGGAAAGTAAATTTAGTGCTAACGGAAAGATTTGCTTGA
- a CDS encoding GMP synthase (glutamine-hydrolyzing) has protein sequence MKHELIIVLDFGGQYNQLIARRVRDAGVYCEVLPYDTPVQELIGRRPKGIIFTGGPNVVTAADAPKVEKEIFEAGIPILGICYGCQLMSYVLGGQVQKAAQREYGKADLRITKPGSALFEKVSANTGSWMSHTYYVNQAPAGFEITAETDTCPVGAMEDTSRKLYGVQFHPEVAHTPEGQKMLENFLFRICGCIGDWTMKEIAVEQIEKLRAKIGDKKVLLALSGGVDSSVAGVLLHKAVGRQLTCIFVDHGLMRKNEGDEVERVFKQQFDMNMIRVNAEDRFLGRLAGVTDPETKRKIIGEEFIRVFEEEAKKIGTVDFLAQGTIYPDIIESGTKDAAVIKSHHNVGGLPDHVDFKEIVEPLRDLFKDEVRNLGRELGIPEFLVSRQPFPGPGLAVRVIGEVTKHKLDILRDADFIFREELEKSELKGTVGQYFAVLTNLRSVGVMGDERTYNYTLALRAVDTSDFMTADWTRIPHDILARVSNRIVNEVKEVNRVVYDITSKPPATIEWE, from the coding sequence ATGAAACATGAATTAATTATTGTATTGGACTTTGGCGGGCAATACAATCAGCTGATTGCCAGAAGAGTGCGGGATGCCGGGGTTTACTGCGAGGTGTTGCCTTATGATACACCGGTGCAAGAACTAATCGGCCGCAGGCCAAAGGGGATTATTTTTACCGGCGGGCCGAATGTAGTGACGGCAGCGGATGCGCCCAAAGTGGAAAAGGAAATTTTTGAAGCGGGAATCCCGATTTTGGGGATTTGCTACGGCTGCCAGCTGATGAGTTATGTGCTGGGCGGGCAGGTGCAAAAGGCGGCGCAGCGTGAGTACGGAAAAGCGGATTTGCGGATTACAAAGCCGGGCAGCGCTTTGTTTGAGAAAGTGAGTGCAAATACCGGCAGCTGGATGAGTCATACATATTATGTCAATCAGGCGCCGGCAGGCTTTGAAATAACGGCTGAGACCGATACCTGTCCGGTTGGTGCCATGGAAGATACGAGCCGTAAGCTCTATGGCGTGCAATTCCACCCGGAAGTGGCACATACGCCGGAGGGACAGAAGATGCTGGAAAACTTTTTGTTCCGGATATGCGGCTGTATCGGCGACTGGACGATGAAAGAGATTGCGGTGGAGCAGATTGAAAAATTAAGAGCCAAAATCGGGGATAAGAAGGTGCTGCTGGCTTTATCCGGCGGTGTTGATTCCTCGGTTGCCGGGGTACTGCTGCATAAGGCGGTCGGCCGGCAGCTGACTTGTATTTTTGTTGATCATGGTTTGATGCGCAAAAATGAGGGCGACGAGGTTGAAAGGGTTTTTAAACAACAGTTTGATATGAATATGATTCGGGTCAACGCCGAAGACCGCTTCTTAGGGCGCCTTGCCGGGGTAACCGATCCGGAAACCAAGCGGAAAATCATTGGCGAGGAATTTATTCGTGTCTTTGAAGAAGAAGCCAAGAAAATCGGCACGGTTGATTTTTTGGCGCAGGGCACGATTTATCCGGATATTATCGAAAGCGGCACCAAGGATGCAGCGGTGATAAAATCGCATCACAATGTAGGCGGCCTGCCTGACCATGTGGATTTTAAGGAAATTGTTGAGCCGCTGCGCGATTTGTTTAAGGATGAGGTTCGAAATCTTGGCCGCGAACTGGGGATTCCGGAGTTTTTGGTCTCGCGTCAGCCTTTCCCGGGGCCGGGTCTGGCAGTACGGGTGATTGGCGAGGTAACGAAGCATAAGCTGGATATCCTTAGAGATGCTGATTTCATCTTCCGGGAAGAACTTGAAAAATCGGAGCTTAAAGGTACCGTCGGACAATACTTTGCAGTATTAACCAATCTCCGTAGCGTGGGTGTCATGGGGGATGAAAGAACTTATAATTATACTCTGGCACTGCGGGCGGTCGATACCTCCGATTTCATGACGGCAGACTGGACGCGGATCCCGCATGACATCTTGGCGAGAGTGAGCAACCGAATTGTGAATGAAGTCAAAGAGGTCAATCGGGTCGTGTATGATATCACCAGTAAGCCACCGGCAACGATTGAGTGGGAATAA
- a CDS encoding XRE family transcriptional regulator — MSLGKLIKKFRELRRITQKALGDRTHLDDVRIRQYELDIRTPKEDVLENISTALHVNKEYLKEPDYPYTEHDLMRFLFKLDDSIEVKIRPVILNDEDPEYTTTGIYFGSEAILRIRNMLEQWQEMKEKYENNEITKEALQDWKANYPDSLKKDYVPFEESNLKRFNNAMSVKVPPEIK; from the coding sequence TTGAGTTTAGGTAAATTGATAAAAAAATTCCGTGAACTACGGAGAATCACTCAAAAAGCATTAGGAGACAGAACGCATTTAGATGATGTTAGAATCAGACAATATGAGCTTGATATTCGCACTCCCAAAGAGGATGTTTTGGAAAATATATCTACTGCACTCCATGTAAATAAAGAGTATTTAAAAGAACCTGATTATCCCTACACGGAACATGATTTGATGAGATTTTTGTTTAAGCTGGACGACAGCATTGAAGTGAAAATACGTCCTGTTATTCTAAATGATGAAGATCCCGAATACACTACCACAGGTATATATTTCGGTAGCGAAGCTATTCTCAGAATCCGCAATATGCTTGAACAGTGGCAGGAAATGAAAGAAAAATATGAGAATAATGAAATCACTAAAGAAGCCTTGCAGGATTGGAAGGCAAACTATCCTGACAGCCTGAAAAAAGATTATGTTCCTTTTGAGGAAAGTAATCTCAAACGCTTTAATAACGCCATGTCAGTCAAAGTCCCACCGGAAATAAAATAA
- a CDS encoding transcriptional regulator — protein MEKLFLTSNEVADLLNISQQQAYKIIRDMNKQLAEHGFLVLRGRINKKYFMEQIYKAKEGD, from the coding sequence ATGGAGAAATTATTTCTTACTTCAAATGAAGTTGCCGATTTATTAAATATATCGCAGCAACAAGCTTATAAAATCATACGAGATATGAATAAGCAGCTTGCTGAACACGGCTTTCTTGTCCTTAGGGGAAGAATCAATAAGAAATATTTTATGGAACAAATCTACAAAGCAAAGGAGGGAGACTAA